One window of the Salvia splendens isolate huo1 chromosome 1, SspV2, whole genome shotgun sequence genome contains the following:
- the LOC121750090 gene encoding UPF0187 protein At2g45870, chloroplastic-like gives MANTNPIPQFPNLTLPSSSSSSSSSLKMLSKFYYSHSPLLNPSIKPAPKFPCACHSSKPSNSPPFRDSALLSVLFAIPDWADEIKERGMKQKRYLYDHESWVQHRSSLRHVRHLLTSLTSRVILSLVPPVIAFTSVAVFVAVYNTAVSLDLLPEFFPTLRASSLPYQLTAPALALLLVFRTEASYSRFEEGKMAWTKVISGAEDFASQINANVRSADDDMLKKAILQYIIAFPVALKCHIVYGSDVAQNLDNLLEVDDLSVVLSSKHRPRCIIEFISQSLQLLDIEATKRHLLESNLGCFQEGIGVCEQIMGTPIPLSYTRLTSRFLVLWHLTLPIILWDDCHWIVVPATFISAASLFCIEEVGVLIEEPFPVLALDEMCLRLRSNIDEVVRNEKLIRARVSANRNRSRGKKHSQNGWPNSLEKDRQPG, from the exons ATGGCAAACACAAACCCCATTCCTCAATTCCCAAACCTCACACTcccatcttcatcttcttcatcttcttcttcactaaAAATGCTATCCAAATTCTACTACTCACACTCACCACTCCTCAATCCATCTATCAAACCAGCCCCCAAATTCCCCTGCGCCTGCCACTCATCAAAACCCTCCAATTCCCCCCCATTCCGCGATTCCGCCCTACTCTCAGTCCTCTTCGCCATCCCCGACTGGGCCGACGAGATCAAGGAGCGAGGCATGAAGCAGAAGCGCTACCTCTACGACCACGAGAGCTGGGTCCAGCACCGGAGCTCCCTCCGCCACGTCAGGCACCTGCTCACCAGCTTGACCTCGCGCGTCATCCTCTCCCTCGTCCCGCCCGTCATCGCCTTCACCTCCGTCGCTGTATTCGTCGCCGTCTACAACACTGCCGTCTCGCTCGATCTGTTGCCGGAGTTCTTCCCCACCCTCAGAGCCTCCTCCCTGCCCTACCAGCTCACCGCTCCCGCCCTGGCGCTGCTGCTCGTTTTCAGGACGGAGGCGTCGTATTCCAGGTTTGAGGAAGGGAAGATGGCTTGGACTAAGGTTATTTCTGGTGCTGAGGATTTTGCCAGCCAGATTAATGCTAATGTGCGCAGCGCCGATGATGATatgcttaagaaggccattttgCAGTATATCATCGCCTTTCCTGTTGCTCTCAAG TGTCACATCGTTTATGGATCAGATGTTGCACAAAATCTCGACAACTTACTTGAGGTGGATGACCTGTCTGTAGTTCTGAGCTCCAAGCACCGGCCTCGCTGCATCATCGAGTTCATCTCTCAAAGCCTGCAGCTGCTTGACATCGAGGCCACAAAGCGCCATTTACTG GAATCGAATCTTGGCTGTTTTCAAGAGGGTATTGGAGTGTGTGAACAGATCATGGGCACGCCTATCCCTCTCTCGTACACTAGACTTACCTCCAGATTCCTAGTCCTCTGGCATCTCACTCTCCCTATCATACTTTGGGATGATTGTCATTGGATCGTTGTGCCCGCCACTTTCATTAGTGCTGCTTCTCTATTCTGCATTGAGGAG GTTGGCGTTCTTATTGAAGAGCCTTTCCCAGTGCTGGCTCTTGATGAGATGTGCCTCAGGCTTCGCAGCAACATAGATGAAGTTGTGAGGAATGAGAAGCTCATTCGGGCTCGTGTAAGTGCCAACAGAAACCGGAGTCGTGGGAAGAAACACTCCCAGAATGGATGGCCAAACTCCTTGGAGAAAGACAGACAACCCGGTTGA
- the LOC121750077 gene encoding acyl-coenzyme A thioesterase 8-like isoform X1: MNPESVIEFLGCVPLLQTLPSSSHKKIAEVVFVKRYDQGDSIVCGGDGADGIYFIWEGEAEVCGSLHSDDKSHAEYHLKQYDFFGHGMSPSTQPVDVLALSKLTCLVLPNDQVHLLKPKSIWSADDAQEKHPLIERILQLDPIEVDVFQGITLPDAIKHVSVFGGQFLGQALAAACKTVDSQKIVHSLHAYFILPGDLSRPIIYKVHRVRDGKSFATRRVEAIQREKVLFTLMVSFQNEEQLFIHQVVAMPSVPDPEKLISREELQEQRLVDPRIPRTYRIEAAGTDFFRWPIELRFCEPDTAATNYKKSRPSLRYWFRARGILSDDQALHRCIVAYASDLFFLEVSLHPHYEKDLKSTNVSLDHSMWFHKPLRADDWLLYVIDSPISHSGRGFVNGRMFTRTGEQLVVSIAQEGLLRRAREPAPAPASASKL; the protein is encoded by the exons ATGAATCCCGAATCAG TGATCGAGTTTTTGGGGTGTGTGCCGCTGCTCCAGACGCTGCCGAGTTCGTCTCACAAGAAGATCGCCGAAGTCGTATTCGTCAAGCGCTACG ACCAAGGAGATTCTATAGTTTGTGGTGGAGATGGGGCTGATGGGATCTATTTCATATGGGAAGGAGAG GCTGAGGTCTGTGGGTCTTTACATTCCGATGATAAAAGTCACGCTGAATATCACTTGAAGCAATATGACTTTTTTGGCCATG GTATGTCACCATCTACTCAGCCAGTGGATGTGCTTGCTTTGTCTAAG CTGACTTGCTTAGTCCTTCCAAATGATCAAGTGCATTTGTTAAAACCAAAATCAATTTGGAGTGCGGATGACGCACAGGAGAAGCACCCACTCATTGAGCGAATTTTACAACTGGATCCTATAGAG GTTGATGTTTTCCAAGGTATTACTTTGCCTGATGCAATAAAACATGTAAGCGTGTTTGGCGGCCAATTTCTAGGACAG GCACTAGCTGCAGCGTGTAAAACTGTTGATTCTCAAAAGATTGTTCACAGTTTGCATGCATACTTCATTCTTCCTGGCGATCTTAGTA GACCAATTATATATAAAGTGCATCGTGTACGTGATGGGAAAAGCTTTGCAACCCGAAGGGTAGAAGCTATACAAAGAGAGAAAGTCTTGTTTACACTAATGGTTTCTTTTCAG AACGAGGAACAACTGTTCATTCACCAGGTGGTAGCAATGCCTTCTGTGCCTGATCCAGAAAAG CTTATATCAAGGGAAGAGTTGCAAGAACAACGTCTTGTTGATCCTAGGATTCCGAG GACATACCGCATTGAAGCTGCTGGTACTGATTTTTTTCGGTGGCCCATTGAGCTTAGGTTCTGTGAGCCTGATACTGCTGCCACCAATTACAAAAAATCTCGTCCAAG TTTAAGGTACTGGTTTAGAGCTAGAGGAATACTTTCTGATGATCAGGCTTTGCACAG GTGCATAGTGGCTTATGCTTCTGATTTGTTTTTTCTCGAAGTGAGTTTACACCCACATTATGAAAAGGATCTTAAGTCAACAAATGTTAGCCTAGACCATTC GATGTGGTTTCACAAGCCTCTTAGAGCTGACGATTGGCTGCTATATGTG aTTGATAGTCCAATTTCTCACAGCGGTCGTGGATTTGTTAATGGACGAATGTTTACTCGAACAGGAGAG CAGCTAGTTGTTTCTATAGCGCAAGAGGGATTATTGAGGAGGGCGAGGGAACCAGCTCCAGCTCCAGCTTCCGCATCCAAACTATAA
- the LOC121750077 gene encoding acyl-coenzyme A thioesterase 8-like isoform X2 produces MNPESVIEFLGCVPLLQTLPSSSHKKIAEVVFVKRYDQGDSIVCGGDGADGIYFIWEGEAEVCGSLHSDDKSHAEYHLKQYDFFGHGMSPSTQPVDVLALSKLTCLVLPNDQVHLLKPKSIWSADDAQEKHPLIERILQLDPIEVDVFQGITLPDAIKHVSVFGGQFLGQALAAACKTVDSQKIVHSLHAYFILPGDLSRPIIYKVHRVRDGKSFATRRVEAIQREKVLFTLMVSFQNEEQLFIHQVVAMPSVPDPEKLISREELQEQRLVDPRIPRTYRIEAAGTDFFRWPIELRFCEPDTAATNYKKSRPSLRYWFRARGILSDDQALHRCIVAYASDLFFLEVSLHPHYEKDLKSTNVSLDHSMWFHKPLRADDWLLYVIDSPISHSGRGFVNGRMFTRTGELVVSIAQEGLLRRAREPAPAPASASKL; encoded by the exons ATGAATCCCGAATCAG TGATCGAGTTTTTGGGGTGTGTGCCGCTGCTCCAGACGCTGCCGAGTTCGTCTCACAAGAAGATCGCCGAAGTCGTATTCGTCAAGCGCTACG ACCAAGGAGATTCTATAGTTTGTGGTGGAGATGGGGCTGATGGGATCTATTTCATATGGGAAGGAGAG GCTGAGGTCTGTGGGTCTTTACATTCCGATGATAAAAGTCACGCTGAATATCACTTGAAGCAATATGACTTTTTTGGCCATG GTATGTCACCATCTACTCAGCCAGTGGATGTGCTTGCTTTGTCTAAG CTGACTTGCTTAGTCCTTCCAAATGATCAAGTGCATTTGTTAAAACCAAAATCAATTTGGAGTGCGGATGACGCACAGGAGAAGCACCCACTCATTGAGCGAATTTTACAACTGGATCCTATAGAG GTTGATGTTTTCCAAGGTATTACTTTGCCTGATGCAATAAAACATGTAAGCGTGTTTGGCGGCCAATTTCTAGGACAG GCACTAGCTGCAGCGTGTAAAACTGTTGATTCTCAAAAGATTGTTCACAGTTTGCATGCATACTTCATTCTTCCTGGCGATCTTAGTA GACCAATTATATATAAAGTGCATCGTGTACGTGATGGGAAAAGCTTTGCAACCCGAAGGGTAGAAGCTATACAAAGAGAGAAAGTCTTGTTTACACTAATGGTTTCTTTTCAG AACGAGGAACAACTGTTCATTCACCAGGTGGTAGCAATGCCTTCTGTGCCTGATCCAGAAAAG CTTATATCAAGGGAAGAGTTGCAAGAACAACGTCTTGTTGATCCTAGGATTCCGAG GACATACCGCATTGAAGCTGCTGGTACTGATTTTTTTCGGTGGCCCATTGAGCTTAGGTTCTGTGAGCCTGATACTGCTGCCACCAATTACAAAAAATCTCGTCCAAG TTTAAGGTACTGGTTTAGAGCTAGAGGAATACTTTCTGATGATCAGGCTTTGCACAG GTGCATAGTGGCTTATGCTTCTGATTTGTTTTTTCTCGAAGTGAGTTTACACCCACATTATGAAAAGGATCTTAAGTCAACAAATGTTAGCCTAGACCATTC GATGTGGTTTCACAAGCCTCTTAGAGCTGACGATTGGCTGCTATATGTG aTTGATAGTCCAATTTCTCACAGCGGTCGTGGATTTGTTAATGGACGAATGTTTACTCGAACAGGAGAG CTAGTTGTTTCTATAGCGCAAGAGGGATTATTGAGGAGGGCGAGGGAACCAGCTCCAGCTCCAGCTTCCGCATCCAAACTATAA
- the LOC121750098 gene encoding beta-amylase 7-like: MAAEMQRFGTSEEDDDEMGMDVKEEDDDDDDEDEEKNMVTPTMVGVDVGVLSTGGSNRYVHNQQYQDPPTPQVGGSRRCRPQEEKERTKLRERQRRAITAKILAGLRRHGNYNLRVRADINDVIAALAREAGWVVLPDGTTFPSRAQSTGPTGAAQNTAVTSSSSQMPTHHTSPTSLRGISPGYKSTVDYSSGHLKGVFVPTSSPYDVSSSTRSQTPAMIGDGGELPNPNDPLLGGSIDSVDAMQVVDMPSKLQEREFSGTSYVPVYVMLPLGVINMKCELVDPDGLVKQLKILKSVHVDGIMVDCWWGIVEAHTPQEYNWNGYRRLFQMVKELKMKLQVVMSFHECGGNVGDDVCIPLPHWVTEIGRNNPDIFFTDRVGRRDSECLSWGVDKERVLRGRTAIEVYFDFMRSFRVEFDEFFEDGVISMIVVGLGPCGELRYPCNPVKHGWRYPGIGEFQCYDQYMLKSLRKAAEIRGHSFWARGPENTGSYNSRPHETGFFCDGGDYDGYYGRFFLSWYSQVLVEHGDRVLSLAKLAFEGTQIAAKMSSMHWWYKTASHAAELTAGFYNSSNRDGYAAITSMLKRHGATLCFTCSEMSMMNQNTNLSESLSDPEGLLWQVLNAAWDANISVASENSFACNGRETFSYLLEKAKPISDLDRRHFSSFTYLRLSPLLMERPNLVEFERFIKRMHGEAVLEYQT; the protein is encoded by the exons ATGGCAGCAGAGATGCAGAGATTTGGCACaagtgaagaagatgatgatgaaatGGGGATGGATGTGAAGgaggaagatgatgatgatgatgacgaagaTGAAGAGAAGAACATGGTAACCCCTACTATGGTGGGTGTGGATGTTGGTGTGTTGTCAACAGGGGGTAGTAATAGGTATGTACATAATCAGCAATATCAAGATCCACCTACTCCGCAGGTAGGAGGGTCTCGACGGTGTAGGCCTCaggaagagaaagagagaacaAAGCTGCGGGAGCGACAACGTAGAGCGATCACAGCAAAGATATTGGCTGGGCTTCGTAGGCACGGCAACTACAACCTTAGAGTCAGAGCTGATATTAATGATGTCATTGCTGCTTTGGCTAGGGAAGCAGGTTGGGTTGTTCTTCCAGATGGGACCACCTTCCCTTCCAGAGCACAG AGTACCGGCCCTACTGGTGCGGCACAAAACACAGCTgtgacatcatcttcttcacaaatgCCAACACACCATACATCTCCTACTTCCTTGAGAGGCATCTCCCCAGGCTATAAAAGCACTGTTGATTATAGCTCAGGTCACTTGAAAGGTGTGTTTGTGCCCACCTCATCTCCTTATGATGTATCCTCCAGCACTAGGAGTCAAACACCAGCAATGATTGGGGATGGAGGAGAGCTaccaaatcctaatgatcctcTTCTTGGAGGTTCAATTGATTCAGTTGACGCCATGCAG GTTGTCGACATGCCGTCAAAACTACAGGAGCGGGAATTTTCTGGTACCTCTTATGTTCCAGTATATGTTATGTTGCCA TTGGGTGTCATTAACATGAAATGCGAGCTTGTTGATCCAGATGGTCTAGTGAAGCAATTGAAAATCTTGAAATCAGTTCATGTTGACGGTATTATGGTTGACTGCTGGTGGGGTATAGTTGAAGCACATACACCTCAGGAGTACAACTGGAATGGTTACCGGAGGTTATTTCAAATGGTGAAGGAGCTGAAAATGAAGCTGCAG GTTGTTATGTCCTTTCACGAATGTGGAGGTAATGTTGGGGATGATGTGTGCATTCCCCTGCCTCACTGGGTCACTGAAATCGGTCGAAACAACCCAGACATATTTTTCACGGATAGAGTTGGAAGGCGAGACTCAGAATGTCTGTCTTGGGGTGTTGATAAAGAGCGAGTTTTAAGAGGTCGAACGGCTATAGAG GTCTACTTTGATTTCATGAGAAGCTTTCGGGTTGAATTTGACGAGTTTTTTGAGGATGGTGTCATATCTATGATTGTAGTTGGACTTGGTCCATGTGGAGAGCTGAGGTACCCTTGTAACCCTGTGAAGCATGGTTGGAGATACCCTGGCATTGGTGAATTTCAG TGCTATGATCAATATATGCTGAAAAGCCTGCGGAAGGCTGCTGAAATTAGAGGTCACTCTTTCTGGGCCCGAGGACCAGAAAATACTGGTTCTTACAATTCACGGCCCCATGAAACAGGCTTTTTCTGCGACGGGGGTGACTACGATGGTTATTATGGCAGGTTTTTCTTAAGTTGGTATTCTCAGGTTTTAGTTGAGCATGGTGATAGAGTGCTTTCTCTTGCCAAGTTAGCTTTTGAAGGGACACAAATTGCTGCAAAG ATGTCCAGCATGCACTGGTGGTACAAGACAGCTAGTCATGCTGCTGAATTAACTGCTGGATTCTATAATTCTAGCAATCGTGATGGCTATGCTGCTATCACATCAATGCTGAAGAGGCATGGCGCTACTCTATGCTTTACATGTTCTGAAATGAGCATGATGAATCAGAACACCAACCTCTCCGAGTCCTTGTCTGATCCCGAAGGATTGCTTTGGCAA GTTCTGAATGCTGCCTGGGATGCCAATATATCAGTTGCCAGTGAAAATTCTTTTGCGTGCAATGGCAGAGAAACGTTTAGTTATTTATTGGAAAAGGCAAAGCCCATCAGTGATCTTGACAGGAggcatttttcttcttttacctATTTGAGGCTCAGCCCACTTCTCATGGAAAGACCGAACCTCGTTGAATTTGAACGGTTCATCAAGAGAATGCATG GGGAAGCTGTTCTCGAGTATCAGACGTAG